A region of the Argopecten irradians isolate NY chromosome 16, Ai_NY, whole genome shotgun sequence genome:
tagTTATATCTTTTGAAATCGTGTTTGGTTATTGtcttttgaaaagaaaatcatacaaaatcataaatatcataagTCATGTGATATTCTCTTCTAAATTAGATGACTGTTATTTGCctgaaataaaattcaattcAATGTCTCAAGCAATCACAAGTGTGGTGTGAACAACGTGTCTTTATTATCATTCTCTATGCTCATTGGTTTTtttgatgataagtgtgctgtTGTGATTGGTTATTAGTAATTTTGGCGTGATCGTGTGGGAGGGGCTTAAATGATAAAACCCTCGCATAAGTGTCTCTCCCCTACACTTTTAAAAGCACGatgaattcatttttttttacttttaatacaAACAGACACAAAATTGTAGTTGTTAGAAAACGCCAAAATTTCCAGGTTTATTTTTAAGCCTGATCATTTTGTTAATGGTAAGTGTTAATGGATGTGTgtgtaaaaaatatacatatatgagtAAATGAACGAATGCATGATCGCTAAGTAAGACGTTGGAAGTTTGAATGTTAACATATTCCATATTATTGAATTAGTGATGctgtttttgtaaatattgtttcattttcaatttcactGTCAGAAATATCTTCAAGTAGTATACgtgtatgtacatatatcatagatatatatacatttacgtACAAGTGTATATTTATGCATCCCTTTTTCAATCTTTCAATTTTTCTTCTAGCATAGAGTGTAGATTGTCAAGGAGAGAACATTAAGATTATCGTATATTTCATACCAATACAAACATGGTCGAACACATTTGcatatttaatatcattggAATTTGATTTCGATATAATTTCCCATGTACAGGATGTAACTGTGCATTCAAACTTACACAGAATATTAACAATTACGAAAATCGTTTAGATATCCGAGTCTAAAATCGAAACTCTGattaatttacctgtatatatttgtatgcaAATTGAGATGACATGACaacttaaaattttattttcgaTTTTTATGCAACAGCAGGATAAGTGACGTTAGTGTGTTCTAGTTTCACTGCGCATGCTCATCGTACAACAAGTCTAATCACTCAGCACATGGGGCAAAGCCAAGTAttaattatgaaatgttttcttcctgttgatacatgtatagtttaatataaatgaaattaatatttgatgCCAAAATTCATATCTTATCCATTCAAATACCAATCTCtcatttaagttttttttgtgtttaaacACGTGAAGATTTGTTgtcaatattatcatatatttgtCAAATGAACACGTAACAGTACCAAGTCATTCGtaataatattgatttgattttgtGAAGATACAGCCAAACAGTATACAACTTTTATTTGTTCAACTAAAAACATATTGCCTCATCCAGGTTCAAAACTCAAATAGCCTTCAGCAATTTCACATCAACAATTTCGAAAAATTATAGCCATACGGAATCCTGTTACTTCTACTTTGTGATCAATATTTGTATCGTCATACAGTAAATACAGTTTGACCGGAATTGTTCTGATAATACCACACATTACACTTTATGTGGAAAAAAGATGTATAATCCTGTGACCTACAGATATGGCCTAAATAGTATCATCACCTATTCCCGTGTCAGTCCTATGCATACAGTAAAGCCGATCCAAGGTATATTTGCTGATGGCTTTGGTTGTGTGTCGGCTAAGCCTAGTATTCTGAATTTATCTTCTTTGTAGCGATATGTTCAGAGCTagaattatgtttttttttttcatttttgttgttgctTTTGGTCTCATGAAACCAATTCAAGGATTATTGTGGAAATATGTTAGTGATATATTGTACTTTTTCATCTTTTATGTTGTTTCTAAACTCACAAGACGATTTTTTAAGTTCTGAAATTTTAGGGGGGAAACtgattaaaaaagaaaagcaagaaagaaatatatcaaatatcttgCTTTTCGAAATTACATTTGACAAGATTCTTAGATTGTTAGAAGTAGTTGACATTTTATcagatttttgttgtttttaaaatttccTTTCGGCTTAGCTACATGTTGAATCTAAATGGGGATATTATTAATGGGCGCATTCTTTTCTTCATTTACCACAGTTAAACATTagaaatgtgacgtcacaatcttCTAGAGAACGATGACGTGGTATAAAGTGTGTTTTATGGCATCAGTGCTATTTATAgaagttttgtttacattccactagctgtaaattatatatatatgtgtgtatatatatatatatagaaaatacaCGGAAAACGTTGTTTCTATTCTTAAGTAAGAAAGGAAAACATGATTTTTCAGAAGACAAAACTTTAATAAACCTATGCACTGATGAAAGACTGTGTTTGCTTGTTTTTCAATTCCTCCGTAGGTATGTGACATGTCAACACCTCGTTAACTTGGGTCGACTTAAATTATGAGGTCAACCTTATACTTGACATGTTGCTCGGTATACACGGGTGTGCCCTTTGAGAATCGTAAGATGTCTTATTTACAGCTGTGAATACAAGGTATGCTTGTGGAGGACATCCAGAGTTCCCCGGAGAAAATCCGCCGACTTAAATGGCAACAAATTCTCAACAACAAAGAACGACTGTGAAATGATATAGTGGGATAAGGGAGGTAATACAGTGATACGTTTGTAGGAGTAGTTTCCCTTTAATTCAAGAAGTCTGGCCAGTGTGACAagataaaatgaattttgaaagtTAGCGTGCTAAGATTAGGTTGGTGGAAAACGTTACGATATATAGATCCTgctatcatgacgtcattggAAATGTGATTGCATAAATATAGGACGGATAGTTTGTTACAATACAACGGGTTGAATAGAATGCTTAAATTGACGCGATATATGAAGGGAAATTTTGACTCATATAACGGTTGTAACatttatgttttgaaaaaaagcGGTTTCAAGTGATAGAAAGTCACCATAGGTATCATATTCTTCTGtcaaaatatgtcaatatattATTATGGTGAGTTACTCGATTTGTCTTTCATATCGTGTTGTTCGCCGGACAGATGAGTGTCCAACTAACCGCAATTTGTAAATTTCACGATGTTTCAACGGGTATAACAACACTTACATATGGCTTATGATGAACTAAAtgtaggccatgggctaggagggtcccacatgcaccccccccccccccccccaccacatCCGAACCActtttttcttaacccttattaCGACCAACTGATCACAAATCTAAATGTTAACATTGcctaagttgggatgaacttccggttatgacgtcatcaagatggccgccatctcgaatttcaaaaaatgaaaaatagtcataacattgactaGCCCATGGCCAACAGTTATTTTaaaaccgaagtagacaaatgaggtatcaaaatgaccacaatagaacaacacaTCCATATCAGAAccaaaaaatttaatttacgTAGGGATTTCTacgcagaaaatgaaaaaataggattttttaagttcaaaaatggtgatttttcagcaaacttttcatatttggcttgacgcagcaaaaatgtttccccatagcaaactattatttctaatcagttttTTGATAACTTATCAATAAGtttaaacaacaataacaaaaaaccaatgttaacattgtataagttccggttatgacgtcatcaagatggccgccatctcgaatttcaaaaaatgaaaaatagtcataacattgacattttttcaaccgaagtagacaaatgaggtatcaaaatgaccacaatagaacaacacaTCCATATCAGaaccaaaaaaaattaatatacgTAGGAATTTCTacgcagaaaatgaaaaaataggatttttaagttcaaaaatggtgatttttcagcaaacttttcatatttggcttgacgcagcaaaaatgtttccccatagcaaactattatttctaatcagttttTTGATAACTTATCAATAAGtttaaacaacaataacaaaaaaccaatgttaacattgtataagttccggttatgacgtcatcaagatggccgccatgtcgaattttaccaaaaaataaaaatagtcataacatggacatttttcagctgaagtagacaaatgaggtatcaaaatgaccacaatagaacaacaaatacatatcaggaccaaataatccaatatatgtagtgatttgtacgcaggaaatgaaaaaaaaatgcgaTTTTAGGCTcaaaaattggtatttttcagcaaatttttcatatttggcttgacgcagcaaaaatgtttcccagcAACAAatttattcgtaatcagttatttatcaattatcaatcagaaaaaaacaaagcaaaaatatatagaaatgcaaacgaaaattattgttataccctcattaTGTTTACAAAACAAGGGTGCGTATAATGGGCGTATGCTATTTTTCgaactccaaaccgctgacactaaaATTTCCTGGTGTATTATAATTTACTTAAATAGAACATTaactattgacgatttataagtagaaaaaataatgtaaagttgacagaatatctcGGTTAGACAAGTCACAATTTCACATAATCAATtgtcatttttgaaattttggagATTAGCAACGTctcaaaaaaaattattacagcacaacactTACTGACTTACTTacgaatttgatactgatatctcgattactctgattacCAGCTACCGCTACCAGACATGCCCGATTCTCTTCATTTGATAGAGCATCGAGGCGAgaaaccagtgaaagaaatatgtgacagtgtagtaaccatctgacatttcattacgttatacacaggaaataacaaTGGATGTgttcattctaaaagacacaaaacgtttcggaaagtgtcatggtatttacggaatgACAGACTTGtctcagttttaatttgatactatgtagctattagttggcgttttgctgtaataattcagtttgagacgctactagtctaaAAAATTTCGAATATGAAAATGGATTACAGGGCTAGCTCTGGGTCAAAAATTGGATTCGCCAATTAAAATTTGCGGGTCGCGTGTCGATCTACCTGGGTATTCTTCACGAggacaatttttttatatcttttatattgATTAAAAGAAGGGGAAACAATGccaattaaacatgtatttcaatccaaatacctttatatattttattgaaatatatatatataaaatacggggcttaattgaatggaaatattaaCTTAATTTTCATCACAACAGAAGtacttaattaaaaaaaactgtgtCAAACCTGTTACAGTATcagttgaaataataaaaaaataaatctaatttgagagagaaaaagtgaaattttcttaaaatttaattgattaaaatgtatttatatttttttttttcataatgtattttttttcaaatatgtacacaaaaattctcgaaaaaaaatcccttcctatttttttaaacatgatttttaatgaaatcCTGAAGTTGTACCGATATGGGCCGACTATTACAAttatccaagatggcggccattacgattgcaaactTTGTGACTTGGGGGACAGTTAGGccaacgtgagtaaatcatttacagttgtaagctgTGTTTGTTTTCGATGtgatgctcactagctgtaatCACAAAATGTATTGAAGGCCAGGTAATTGTCTTCCCAATCGGCCGATTAACTTCACTGTAATACACACGTGTGACACTACCAAGCCCGGGTGGAAACAGCCCCAGGCAGGTAATTAGTAACTGGGATCTGGATGATGGTCAGGGAGTGTTCGcacctcttttgtttacctAATTATCAAGCCAGTGCCCCTTTGTCTTGTGTATGGCTAGAATTGGCGAATTTCACCGTATTCGCCGTATGGAATATTTGTAGTGGGAGGAAAACTTTGGGTTCATGAAAAATTTTCTTTCGCCAATGCTGTTTTTAAATCGCCAAATGCATTTCAAATTCGTAATTTGAAGTCCCATTTAGATAACAATCAACTGCCCTGTATACgtatccggtgatgttttgtaaactaaatgatggtataacaataattctcttttgcatttctaatttctgtatatttttgttattgtttttactgattgacaagagatcaaataacttattacgaataataatttgttgttgggaaacatttttgcttcgtcaatccaaatatgaaaaaaatgctgcaaaatttccatatttgagcttaaaatcgtatttttttcatttcctgcgtacaaATCCCTACGTATATtagattatttggtcctgatatgtatttgttgtttctattgtggtcatttttgatacctcatttgtctacttcggttgaaaaatgtcaatgttatgactatttttcatttttttttagtgaaattcgagatggcggccatcttgatgatgccataaccggaagttcatcccaacttatgcaatgttaacattttgatttgtgatcagtgggtcataagggttaagaaaaatattagtTCTTAggcttgggggggggggggtgcatgtgagaccctcctagcccatggcctaatgtGTATAAGTTCAACAGTTATTTCAAAACCAAATTTTTAATTGACAGACGAGTTTAATACAGGTCTATGTCTGTCACTGGTCAATACCCGAATATGTTCCAATGTCCAGTAATTGATGAATACCTGGTCATGGTCTGTTGCTATGGAACAGGAAATACAGGATAATGTAATAgaggaaatataggtaaattctttaaaatcgcCACTAGCTatagagttatgcatggattgtaaccacaTTTGGCTAGCAAAATCCTCTGGATAGGAAGAGAGTtagtataaaattttggctacgCATTAATTCTAACGCCAATTTACATATTgaaattataaaacataaattaatgCTCGTCAATTGCGTTAAAATACTAGATGAAATGATTAACTATAATTATTATTAGGTGTTGTAAGCAATTCTGTCGcattacaaacaaaatgtataatacgTTTACTTAGCGTAGTACCAAGAAGAATAACTCTTATTAAAAAGTATgtttcaagggacgtaactccgTAAGGCTAACCGTAAATCATTATGTATAGTAGCAACAAATAGGTTATGTACAGTGgcaatttaaatataaacagtgACGTCGATATCTGTctcgaataaaaaaaaattaaagaccCGTCTAAACACAATGAAAACGCTTACTACTGATATgtcgattttatttttttatttcatataatttaaGAATTGGCAATCCTAAATGTATTgctctacatgtatatgcacaACGAACTACTTTTCATTCGGGAGTTTATATGGCGATTGCTTCGGTCAGTCAGAAACACTTTTGTCGATCGACGATCATCACAATCGGCAGCAATAGAGATACCGTTGTATACTACAGATGGAGATCGTCTCGTGTAAATGAGGTAATGTTTTCAACAAGCCATGATTAAACACTTTGAACACTTCACATTTGCGAATCAGGACGTTTAGCAAGGTATGCCTTAAGTTTCGGTTGTGATTTGACTTTTTCCATAAGAGCCTTGGCCTTTGGGAATTTATCTAGACATGTAGTGTTTCCCCTGCCCATGATACCACTCATGACGTCTAAAAATCCAATATCAGCTACGGTTATCTGCAGCAAAAGAAACAAGAACTTGGTGAGATGTCATCTGGATCGGTTTGCTTATTATTTCGATTATTTTGAAATGACTGAGGTTAATCGGGTTTGGAGGTATAGGCATGCCGAAATACCAGAATACTGTATCAAAACGTCAGTCAGTACACCGATCTAGCCTACATTAAACCATGAAATAATGACGAAGCGACTAATGGCGGAAAGAAAAATGTCATATTCATTTTACTTTACAATCATAACCGAATTTCTTAGACAGATGTACAGTgaaacacgtttataacgaaTACCATTACAATGAATTCATAGTTATAACGTATCGATTTTCGGTCCCGTCAATGTTACCataatatatctgtataatgtacatgtatataatagtcCGGATGCTTAAGCATAAAATCGTGCACTTTGTGATGCTAGCACGAACTTCAGTGCTTCATTACTACGACCTAATACAGTAATACATTATTTTAGGTTATAGTAATGGTGTACCGAATTTCATACTCGTATCACAAAGTGAACGATTCGGCCAAAAATGAAGCTTAAACCTTCGGACTATAACGAACGATACTTGTAACGAAGCGATTTATcctgttatattgtattatgtgtattaCGAAGTATTATTTTGTTGGTCTCCAGAGGTTCGTTAAACCCTGTTTAACTGTATTTATTATACACTATACTAAGCAAactgtttatattgtataagtGTTAAATTTCGTGGATGTAAAATTTTGCGATTGACAGTTTAGAACTCATTCGCGGGGGATTATTCTGTCTTCACATATTTGCTCTCTTACGGGTAAGTATCAAtaattgtaacgtcattattttgcgagcgcaatttacgtcgttttctccgaaaagtatgacgttacgctcgcaaacacatgacgtcacaatcaatacctacccgcaagggcagataactcagtatTATGAAAATACAGAATTCTTGAAGGATATCTGTGTAGCCTTCGAAACCGACACTCGTACGACAggctgtaatacatgtatgtaaacatagttttgataaattttgtgaGGTATTCAATTTTGCGAGGTACATGCATTAAATTTCGCGAATATGGATGGTTTCGCGAATTTAAAATTCCTCGAATATTAGCAACTGTGCATTAGATAGTGTACATGTGTATCCACCAAGGAATACGttttaagaaaataacaaaattgcaGTTTGAGGTACATTGCACATGGATAGATACTCACCCCATCTCCTACGATGTAACCAGATTTGCCGATTTTTCCTTCAACCCTCTTTAGAAATCCAGGAATAGTAGTTTCGTCGAGCTTCTTTGAAAGCTCAGCCTTGAAAAAAGGATATTaacaatgaaatttattttcaaactgGTTTGGGCGACGAATAAACCTTATGTCCATACATTACATTGTCTGGCGGATAAAGTGCGGACCGGCGAACTATGACACTACAGCTCCAGACATACCCAAATGGAAAACGAAGGAATAGAATGAAGGGACAATGCAAATGACAACTTTggatatattaaagatgctccactacagacgaattaaaaaaaaaattcgctATCAAACACAGGAGTAGAcgaacaatattttttcttcggttacaaaagtatCTAACTTGACACCATTTTCATTGTTGATAAGTTCGagttttaagataaaaaatattaaaaatagtttCGAGTTccgaaaattaaaaaaaggtcttctatggaatgaagtactgattgcgcatgcgccAAGAACAAAATaagtcattttatttatattttgtgttaataaggctaatatatacacaatctaacataatttattgttcaaaataaaatctttgtcATTCTGTTTACTTTCACATAAAATTGTCCCATTTCCGCGTAATTTTttagtattgtttatattctgtCAGCGGAGGGGAATCTTTAAATCTACAAATTTCGTTGTTTTGAATATATCAAAGATGATCCTCCGTTGGTGAATGGTATCTTTTCGCTATCGAAAACCGTAGCAGACGAATTAGTGaatttcttcagttacaaaaataagttactttacaccattaccaacaatgaaaagtttgagcttcttattttacttaattGATTTCCGAAAAAACCATGACACTATGAcctgtatggaatgaagtactggttgcgcatgcacaaagagcaaaatatatatatttttttttaatgtttttatttgaattagACACATACATACAAGTTAAAACATCAGTCATTGTTGaaatgagtatcgtttatgctttgtcgcCGGTGAAACATATTCAATGTCTTTAACTCTTAAACATCTGtaactacctttccgaaacgacttttaatAGTTAAAATGGGAATGTGAAACGAGATTGATGATTTTGGAGaatcgcaaaagttattagcttaccgttaatactacacttgtCAACATATTTGGAACAATTcaattaaatgatttaaatgttgattttcataaTGCGTGTCGTCTTGTGTTTcctgccgtcgtcctaattaccgagcgttagttgactatcaccgCGCCAGACGGcgaaacagcgaaatgaatcttcactgttaacatagtttacGAAATCACTTGCCGTACAATTTTTACGGTCTCTGGAAAAATAACCCCgaatatctaaccaatagaaatcagtataacattagaaattaaattatataccAGTAGTGATATGATATACCTTTTTAGCAGCATCTTGTTCAAATATTGGTTTAAACACCTCAGTCATCAGATCCACGATTTCACATAACATTTCATCAGCTGCAAGGTTATCTAGCTTGGTCTTTCCGTATAATCCTGCAAACAATGGAAATGTCGAATTGCAATGTTGATATTGTATCTACATGCATGTGTCATACCGTCAGGTCAGACTACATGAAACAAACATTAGATTCACTTAATGTACATAGTATTATATAAGGccaaataatatgtctgtttagggttacccgatcGACCCAAATTTTATAATCTcctaccctatttttttcccacttttctacgtaaaaaaaattaaaagtcgggatttcgatctcagactgcGTTTCCGGtcaatattttagagtgaaagacacacAAAAAATCCTCTCAACCTATGGACCCTATTTGTTTGCCAATGTAACGATAAACAGACATATGTTTTTGGTCTGATAGAAACAGTCGTTGCCCTCCATTGATCAGTCCTGTTTTAACCCCTGCTCAGAATATTGCAGACATTATATTAGCATGTGATACAAGCAAGGATGGTTGTATGCACACCGAcagttttttataaaaatttgaaTAACCGTATCTCATATTCTATGAATTCGGATTCAgataactttttttataaacaaacccACCCTTCTGACCTGTTACGGGATAGGGTAGTACACCTACGTGAACCGCCATGTGACAACTGGCAGAAACCACCTTGCTGATCACGGTATCCCCTGTACCAGGTATCGGATGCAGATAACACACTGTGTCTAGACTATGActtttttacaatgttttataaaaaattacatttttatacaatatacatgtgtatattccTTTCGTAGAAGGACTTTCACACAATTtccatatttcataatttcattttaaaacaagcttacatctctctctctctctttattACAAACCATACATTcacattatttaaatataaacaatcacaATAAATACACAACCAACTTACTATATGTGACTACAGACGTattttttacaagaaaaaaataaaaacacgggAGACAAATCTTTATATGACTTTAAAAAGAGGAACAACACTCACCGAATTCAGCAGCTAAATACCTAGCAATTGCCATACTCTGTCCAAATTTCTTCCCATCAACATTCAATACTGGCAATGTTCCGTTGGGCGTAtctgaaattaaatatatagaaTAAAGAAATGAAGTATGTCCttgtgatgaaataaaatatgaaacaacaaacaaatatcaaaacaaatatagtatatatacatttatatgcgATAGTATGTtagatttgttttgatatttgtttcaCATGTATGAATACACAcacataaaaattaaaaaaaggtCTTTCTGCCTTGCCTTCGCAGGCGTGTTCAGACTTGCAAAATGTCATGTATGTCACCAATAGTGGTATATACCAGTTAAAACTTCAGACTTTGAACAGGATGAAGGAAAAGATTAAAGCCTGAAAACGCCCGCGAAGACAGAAAGGCCTTGCGAAAAAATCTTCgagattttggttttttttcttcgtttaattttcatttgaatacCTTCACAAGAAACTATTTGATTTTTACTATAATagaaatgtgtatatatataatatatattccatCTTTTTAAATgacagggttatctcccttgcaagtacaatgtaggtatccattgtgacgtgattattgtgtgtgtatatttcatgtcgttttctccgaaaaaggTGACAttacatatgacgtcacaataaatacctttccacaaggacagataactctgtaatatgcaaacacaaaatatattcagCGGAAACGCTAGCCTAATCAAAACCCATCAAAGAAAATTGGGAGCCGGAATATATACAACAAGGACGGTAAATATCATATTCATCgcataactggcccgtccagccatgtcatacggccatgtcataaatagtAAGACActtgtgtaataacactattatgaagtcacatgtagttttgacgtcatgatatatatatatgacgtcgcatgattgtcttaGTAGACTGAAACGTCACATCAAAGCTCTACGTTATcatatagagacgaaattaaaagttttacttatatcgCAATTAATTAAAGTTAAGTGATAAATATAATCTGACACTCGTGACgatgtgatataaaatttatcaaactcgttaataATTGGATAGGCGATATTGTCATGAAATCACGATATGAATAATTCTTCTTCACACCttcgggtgtaatactggtttatttcatgcaatacactcatgtcgcctgaggctgtattacatgactGCCAATGCAATACAGCCTCTTGACGTGAAgtcgtcaacaaaattactattttctcggtaaaattttaacttttgttttcagaaactaggctggTTTTACTGTAGTGAACCATAATAACGTTATtcgcgttgaaaatatcacgcgaTTATGCATATATGAAGAATTGACTTGTAGGCGCTGTTTTCTTCGAACTGATTTCAAGATGACGGGCttttatagttgtaaaatttcaaaaaaacgTCAAGGTATGAAGGAAAAATACTCTTCAAACGTGGATATGAGGGATATTTTATCCTCGGGATCACAAATGTTTGTGATCCTTCATATGCACATTGTGAAAAAGTCTATATCagatttatgatatatatcagaTTTAAATATGAGACTTTATGAAACGAGTGACATTATAATGCTCTTTCACACGTGAATATTAAGCATAGGGGTATTCTACGCAACgcaacaaaatattataaaagccGAGGCTTGCTGAGGGTTTACATGCATCTTTTttatcccgagggtagaatatccttatGTT
Encoded here:
- the LOC138310559 gene encoding hematopoietic prostaglandin D synthase-like, which produces MPPKGAPSKSRYSLTYFNVRARGELSRLLFTQAGIAFEDIRVEQADWPKLKPDTPNGTLPVLNVDGKKFGQSMAIARYLAAEFGLYGKTKLDNLAADEMLCEIVDLMTEVFKPIFEQDAAKKAELSKKLDETTIPGFLKRVEGKIGKSGYIVGDGITVADIGFLDVMSGIMGRGNTTCLDKFPKAKALMEKVKSQPKLKAYLAKRPDSQM